A genomic window from Trueperella bialowiezensis includes:
- the galE gene encoding UDP-glucose 4-epimerase GalE, protein MKVLVAGGAGYIGSHTVVELVAAGHEPIVVDNFSNSQETVIDRLEEITGTDIRWYKADLTDADLTRQIFDKERPDAVIHFAGLKAVGESVDKPLEYYENNLMTTFAITRGMIASGCSTIVFSSSATVYGDADLPLTEDVEHLDSLSPYGYTKVASERILTDFSHAYGFRLALLRYFNPVGAHQSGKIGENPLGRPNNLMPSVAQVATGRLDKLLIFGDDYPTRDGSAVRDYLHVVDLARAHVVALDKLPNFEERVKIWNLGTGTGTSVFELVDAFEQACGFEINKEVAPRRAGDRAEVYAAPDLARTELGWEAEFSIADMCADTWRWQQANPNGYPDGAAASRPETL, encoded by the coding sequence GTGAAAGTTCTAGTTGCTGGCGGTGCTGGCTATATCGGTTCCCACACGGTGGTCGAGTTGGTGGCAGCTGGCCACGAGCCGATCGTTGTGGATAATTTTTCTAACTCTCAGGAAACGGTGATCGACCGTCTTGAAGAGATCACCGGTACCGATATCCGCTGGTATAAGGCTGACCTCACGGATGCGGACCTCACCCGCCAGATCTTCGACAAGGAGCGCCCCGACGCCGTCATCCACTTCGCCGGTTTGAAAGCGGTGGGAGAATCGGTCGACAAGCCGCTCGAATATTACGAAAACAATCTGATGACCACGTTCGCGATCACCCGGGGAATGATCGCCTCGGGCTGCTCAACAATCGTCTTTTCTTCATCGGCAACGGTCTATGGCGACGCCGACCTGCCGCTGACGGAGGACGTCGAGCACCTCGATTCTCTTTCCCCGTACGGCTACACGAAAGTGGCAAGCGAACGAATCCTCACCGACTTTTCTCACGCCTACGGGTTCCGCCTCGCCTTGCTCCGCTATTTCAACCCGGTGGGCGCCCATCAGTCTGGCAAGATTGGTGAGAATCCTCTGGGTCGTCCGAACAATCTCATGCCCTCAGTGGCACAGGTGGCCACTGGTCGTCTCGACAAACTGTTGATTTTTGGTGATGACTATCCAACTCGCGATGGTTCGGCCGTCCGAGACTACTTGCACGTTGTAGATTTGGCTCGCGCGCACGTCGTTGCTCTTGACAAGCTGCCGAACTTCGAGGAGCGAGTGAAAATCTGGAACCTTGGCACGGGAACGGGAACGTCCGTATTCGAACTGGTCGATGCGTTCGAGCAGGCCTGCGGCTTCGAGATCAACAAGGAGGTCGCGCCGCGCCGTGCCGGCGATCGCGCGGAAGTGTATGCCGCACCTGATCTGGCCCGCACGGAACTTGGCTGGGAAGCTGAGTTTTCGATAGCCGACATGTGCGCTGATACATGGCGCTGGCAGCAGGCCAACCCGAACGGTTACCCGGACGGCGCGGCGGCTTCCCGGCCAGAAACACTTTAA
- the argH gene encoding argininosuccinate lyase, whose product MEHVALWGGRFSGKPADALTELSRSTHFDWRLARYDIAGSRAHARALHTAQLLSDSELSAMLDALNKLDDDVVSGAFIPRPDDEDVHTALERGLMERAGQELGGKLRAGRSRNDQIATLIRMYLRDQARIIGGKLLDVVDALIEQAERAGDAIMPGRTHLQHAQPVLVAHHLLAHVWPMLRDVDRLVDLDVRLAESPYGSGALAGNTLGMNPQAIAEDLGFATSVWNSIDGTASRDLVAEFAWIMAQIGVDLSRISEEIIIWNTKEFSFVTLDDAFSTGSSIMPQKKNPDVAELARGKAGRLIGSLTSLLAMLKGLPLAYDRDLQEDKEPVFDQIDTLDVLLPAVAGMIETMELNYERMAELAPQGFSLATDIAEWLVRKGVPFREAHEISGACVAECERQGKELWDLTDAEFAAIDARLTGDVRGVLTVEGSVRARDGRGGTAPDRVREQLAEVRRRTQKALEFTDSRVQAR is encoded by the coding sequence ATGGAACATGTTGCACTTTGGGGCGGGCGTTTCAGCGGGAAACCAGCTGACGCGCTGACGGAACTATCACGGTCGACTCACTTCGATTGGCGGCTGGCCAGGTACGACATCGCGGGTTCACGAGCGCATGCGCGTGCACTTCACACGGCGCAGCTGCTTTCGGACAGCGAGTTGTCTGCCATGTTGGACGCGCTCAACAAGCTTGACGACGACGTCGTGTCCGGCGCTTTCATTCCGCGTCCCGACGACGAAGACGTCCACACGGCACTCGAACGCGGACTCATGGAACGTGCCGGCCAGGAACTGGGCGGAAAACTACGTGCCGGGCGTTCTAGGAATGACCAGATCGCTACGCTCATCCGGATGTATCTACGCGACCAGGCGCGCATTATTGGCGGCAAGCTGCTCGACGTCGTCGACGCCCTCATCGAGCAAGCCGAGCGTGCCGGCGATGCGATTATGCCCGGCCGAACGCACCTGCAGCATGCCCAGCCGGTTCTCGTTGCACATCATTTGCTTGCGCACGTGTGGCCGATGCTACGCGACGTCGACCGGCTCGTTGATCTTGACGTGCGTTTGGCTGAAAGCCCATACGGGTCTGGCGCCTTGGCGGGTAACACGCTGGGTATGAATCCGCAGGCCATCGCGGAAGACCTGGGATTTGCCACGTCGGTGTGGAACTCCATCGACGGCACGGCCTCCCGCGATTTGGTCGCTGAATTTGCGTGGATTATGGCTCAAATCGGCGTCGACCTGTCCCGGATTAGTGAAGAGATCATCATCTGGAATACGAAAGAGTTCTCGTTTGTGACTCTCGACGACGCGTTTTCAACCGGCTCATCGATTATGCCGCAGAAGAAGAACCCGGATGTGGCCGAACTTGCGCGCGGCAAGGCAGGCCGGCTCATCGGCAGCCTGACCAGCCTACTCGCAATGCTCAAGGGATTGCCGCTGGCGTACGACCGGGACTTGCAGGAAGACAAGGAGCCGGTTTTCGACCAGATCGACACCCTCGACGTGCTGCTTCCCGCCGTCGCCGGAATGATCGAGACGATGGAACTGAACTACGAGCGGATGGCCGAGCTCGCTCCACAAGGATTCTCACTCGCAACCGATATTGCGGAATGGCTCGTTCGAAAGGGCGTGCCCTTCCGCGAGGCCCACGAGATCTCAGGCGCGTGCGTGGCCGAATGCGAACGGCAAGGAAAAGAGTTGTGGGATTTGACCGACGCCGAATTTGCTGCGATTGATGCGCGGCTGACTGGTGACGTGCGCGGGGTGCTCACCGTCGAAGGCTCCGTACGCGCACGCGATGGACGCGGAGGAACCGCTCCTGATCGGGTGCGCGAACAGCTAGCCGAGGTACGGCGTCGTACACAAAAGGCGCTCGAGTTTACCGACTCGAGAGTGCAGGCACGGTAG
- the argF gene encoding ornithine carbamoyltransferase has protein sequence MHELYGRSFLKEADFTPAQWQGLIELAAKLKADRKAGREVRYLDGKTIALLFEKTSTRTRTAFEVAAFHQGAHVTMLDGTTSQIGHKESYADTAAVLGRFYDAIQFRGSEHEGVEILARHAGVPVYNGLTDSWHPTQMLADALTIKEHVAKPFSDVVHAYLGDARFNTGRSLLVSSAMLGMDVRIIAPREYQPDAEARQIASDVAAQTGARITITEDPAAVAGADVVSTDVWVSMGEAPDVWADRVAALRPYQVNAELMSATDGAIFMHCLPAFHDLNTSVGREVYEATGMDALEVTDDVFSSPASKVFDQAENRMHTIKAVMVATLAENL, from the coding sequence ATGCACGAACTCTATGGACGCTCCTTCCTGAAAGAAGCAGATTTTACGCCCGCACAGTGGCAGGGTCTGATTGAACTGGCCGCCAAGCTTAAGGCTGACCGCAAGGCCGGGCGTGAGGTTCGCTACCTCGACGGCAAGACCATCGCGCTCCTTTTTGAAAAGACCTCCACGCGCACGCGAACCGCCTTCGAAGTGGCCGCTTTCCATCAGGGTGCGCACGTGACCATGCTCGATGGCACGACCTCACAGATCGGCCACAAGGAATCGTATGCGGATACTGCAGCCGTGCTCGGGCGCTTTTACGATGCGATCCAGTTCCGCGGATCAGAACACGAAGGCGTGGAAATCTTGGCGCGCCACGCCGGCGTTCCGGTCTACAACGGGCTCACCGATTCGTGGCATCCCACCCAGATGCTCGCCGACGCGCTGACCATCAAGGAGCACGTGGCCAAACCGTTTTCCGACGTCGTCCACGCATATCTTGGCGACGCGCGGTTCAACACGGGCCGTTCGCTGCTCGTCTCGTCCGCGATGCTTGGCATGGACGTGCGGATCATCGCTCCACGGGAGTATCAGCCCGACGCCGAAGCGCGCCAGATCGCCAGCGATGTCGCAGCACAGACGGGGGCGCGCATCACGATCACCGAGGACCCGGCCGCCGTGGCCGGCGCCGACGTCGTGTCCACCGACGTGTGGGTGTCGATGGGTGAAGCTCCCGATGTGTGGGCAGATCGGGTTGCAGCACTGCGGCCCTATCAAGTAAATGCCGAGCTGATGAGCGCCACTGACGGGGCAATTTTCATGCACTGCCTGCCAGCCTTCCACGATCTCAACACGTCGGTTGGCCGGGAGGTCTATGAGGCCACCGGGATGGACGCGCTCGAGGTGACCGATGACGTGTTCTCATCGCCTGCATCGAAAGTTTTCGATCAGGCAGAAAACCGGATGCACACCATCAAGGCCGTCATGGTAGCCACGCTCGCTGAGAACCTATGA
- the tyrS gene encoding tyrosine--tRNA ligase has product MSDVLDELEWRGLIAQHSDIDKLRADLAEGPITFYCGFDPTAPSLHHGHLVAVKVMRHLQLAGHKPLVLVGGATGLIGDPRDKGERTLNTKETVAQWSVSLKNQLETLLDFEGENAARTVNNLDWTSELSAIDLLRDLGKHFRMGTMLSKDIVKRRLESEEGISYTEFSYQILQANDYLELYRRYNCTLEVGGNDQWGNLVGGMDLIHKVEGESVHVLTNPLITKSDGSKFGKTEGGAIWLNPDMLSPYKFYQFWLNTADDDVVHMLKVFTFLSRERIEELAQQVAERPQAREAQRVLAEEVTTWVHGADVTERVKQASAVLFGRAEPTGLDAATLLDATAELPSASASLGDSIQDVLVNLGLEKGRGAARRTIASGGVYINNVKVDDEERVLESDDVLAGDLILVRKGRKNMTVVHVH; this is encoded by the coding sequence GTGAGTGACGTTCTTGACGAACTCGAATGGCGCGGGCTCATCGCCCAACACTCGGATATTGACAAGCTGCGTGCAGACCTAGCCGAGGGGCCGATCACGTTTTATTGCGGTTTCGATCCGACTGCGCCGTCCCTTCACCACGGGCACCTCGTGGCGGTCAAGGTGATGCGTCACTTGCAGCTAGCCGGGCACAAGCCGCTCGTGCTCGTTGGTGGTGCGACCGGCCTGATTGGCGATCCGCGCGACAAGGGCGAACGCACGCTTAACACCAAGGAGACCGTGGCCCAGTGGAGTGTGTCGCTCAAGAACCAGCTCGAAACACTTCTTGATTTTGAAGGCGAAAACGCGGCTCGCACGGTCAACAATCTGGATTGGACGTCCGAGCTGTCCGCTATCGACTTGCTACGTGATCTCGGCAAGCACTTCCGGATGGGAACAATGCTGTCCAAGGACATCGTCAAGCGTCGCCTCGAATCTGAGGAAGGTATTTCCTACACGGAGTTTTCCTACCAGATCTTGCAGGCCAACGATTATCTCGAGCTGTACCGGCGTTACAACTGCACGCTCGAAGTGGGCGGCAACGATCAGTGGGGCAACCTTGTAGGCGGCATGGATTTGATCCACAAGGTTGAGGGCGAATCTGTACACGTGCTGACGAACCCGCTGATTACGAAATCCGATGGCTCGAAGTTCGGCAAGACCGAGGGCGGGGCGATCTGGCTCAATCCCGACATGCTCAGCCCCTACAAGTTCTACCAGTTCTGGCTCAATACTGCCGACGACGACGTCGTGCACATGCTCAAAGTGTTCACCTTCCTGAGCCGGGAGCGAATTGAGGAGCTTGCCCAGCAGGTGGCCGAGCGCCCGCAGGCACGCGAAGCCCAACGGGTGCTCGCCGAAGAAGTGACGACCTGGGTACATGGTGCCGATGTGACGGAGCGAGTGAAGCAGGCCTCTGCAGTGCTTTTTGGACGCGCGGAACCGACCGGGCTGGACGCGGCGACGCTTCTTGATGCAACCGCTGAACTACCATCTGCGTCAGCATCACTCGGAGATTCCATCCAGGATGTGCTCGTTAACCTTGGCCTAGAAAAGGGTCGGGGAGCAGCGCGGCGGACGATTGCCTCCGGTGGCGTGTACATCAACAACGTGAAAGTCGACGACGAAGAGCGCGTACTAGAAAGCGATGACGTCCTGGCCGGCGACCTCATCCTCGTGCGTAAGGGACGGAAAAATATGACCGTCGTACACGTGCACTAG